The proteins below are encoded in one region of Halalkalicoccus jeotgali B3:
- a CDS encoding DUF7344 domain-containing protein yields MTNTTKETELDDVLRTLTPHYRRWTLYLLIEQKEITLDKLVTELCTLGEAVGKDVTEVELLTHLHHVDLPKLVDMGFISYDSESEEIVLVRDHNDLQDLLTTTKKWEHTIIQDKLP; encoded by the coding sequence ATGACAAACACAACCAAAGAGACAGAGCTTGATGATGTGCTACGAACGCTGACGCCGCACTATAGACGATGGACTCTCTATCTACTAATAGAACAAAAGGAAATCACGCTTGATAAGCTGGTTACAGAACTTTGTACTCTCGGTGAAGCAGTCGGCAAAGACGTAACAGAAGTAGAGTTATTGACACACCTTCATCATGTCGATCTTCCAAAGCTGGTCGATATGGGCTTTATCAGCTATGACTCAGAAAGCGAAGAAATTGTATTAGTAAGAGACCATAACGATCTGCAAGACCTGTTAACAACGACAAAAAAGTGGGAACATACCATTATTCAAGATAAATTGCCATAG